CTCGTGAAGTGAAAAAATCTGGTTTTCGCGCACATCGTCGCATTGACGGTCATTCCACTCACGGGGAAACACGAGCAAATTCGGGCACCCTTCCAGGGTGAGTTCATCCAAACGCACATTGGCGATTTTCTGGAGATTTGCGGCATGCGCTCTCTCACTAGAATCGAGTAGAACCCCGCAATTATTGTCCGTCGTGCGCAGCATTGTTGTCGGGTTGGCGACCGCCATCGTCGTAGGCCTTTTTGAGTTTTTCCAACTTTGCATCCGCATTCGGCATTCCTCTCAAATATTCTTTCAAAAGCGGGGCAATTTTTAATGTCCATAACTTATCGTAATTAGGCTCAATCACCACCTTGCTTTGTTCATCCTCCTTGCGAAAATAGGAACCGCCAATATGGTAAGCCGCATTCAGCTCCTCGATGTCTTCAATGGCGTTATTCAACCACTTCATGCGCGCTTTGGTGGGCCCCAGCAGCCCCATGTTGGTTGCGCTATCATCCGCCGTGATTTCCCTGAAAACAAACCGCCGCCGCATGGCGAAATCGAAACTCTCGACACTGCGGTCAATGTCGTTCATTGTGCCGATGATATAGACGTTTTTCGGGACAAAGAAGCCGTCTTTGAACTTATCTCCGTCCTGAATCAGGTTTGCATACTGCGTCTGGACCTTGCCCTTTTCTCCGCGATACCCCCGGTCGATCGCGAAAAACAATTCGCCGAAAATCTTCGAGATTTCGCCACGGTTGATTTCGTCTATGATAAAGACAAACTTTTCATCTGATTTGTCATCTGATTTGTCATCTGATTTGGATAAGGCATCTTTGCAAAATTGCTTAAAAATACCGTTTTTTAAATCAAAGCCGACATGACCGTTTTCGTTCTTCGGGCGCAATCCCTCCACAAAATCCGTGTAATCGTAGGATGGATGGAATTGAACGAAACCCAAGCGCCGGTCGTTGTCTGGCAGTTTGTCATCATTGCCAAGTATCAACTTGGCGGCAACTTGTTTTGCCAAAAAAGTTTTACCCGTCCCCGGCGCACCGGTCAGGATGATGTTGTGGTTTGCGGCGAGCAGGGACGTGATTTCATTTAGCATGGCATTTTGGTTGTTTTTTAAAATTTCTTCCTCAATTTGACGTTGCAC
This genomic stretch from Termitidicoccus mucosus harbors:
- a CDS encoding McrB family protein → MNYYKTGCNWKGPDGEDLSPHDNVLKEYHIAIFDPEEFQPQPNDRVAFANGYKIFAIGIIGEAKGQPLNDALKAQFIGKIPEKNLKQIYYYEVKWYDLPPANVIEYKEQKGCVRIGKGEVQRQIEEEILKNNQNAMLNEITSLLAANHNIILTGAPGTGKTFLAKQVAAKLILGNDDKLPDNDRRLGFVQFHPSYDYTDFVEGLRPKNENGHVGFDLKNGIFKQFCKDALSKSDDKSDDKSDEKFVFIIDEINRGEISKIFGELFFAIDRGYRGEKGKVQTQYANLIQDGDKFKDGFFVPKNVYIIGTMNDIDRSVESFDFAMRRRFVFREITADDSATNMGLLGPTKARMKWLNNAIEDIEELNAAYHIGGSYFRKEDEQSKVVIEPNYDKLWTLKIAPLLKEYLRGMPNADAKLEKLKKAYDDGGRQPDNNAAHDGQ